The following is a genomic window from Amphiura filiformis chromosome 4, Afil_fr2py, whole genome shotgun sequence.
GTGATGCCGTTACATACTGCGAGCACGCCAAGAGAAAGACCGTCACTGCTATGGATGTTGTCTATGCTTTGAAACGCCAGGGACGTACTCTGTACGGATTCGGCGGTTAGATTGTTGTCTTCTGTACAACATCACAAACTTCGGCCTTTTTAAAGGCCACCATATAATCTAAAAAGAGATTTCGATCTTTGTCAAACTTTGCTTTTAAGTAATAAAAATCAGGCTTTGATTTGATTAAGAGCTCAAGATAGCACGTAGAGAAACAATATGAAGGCTGATATTGTATGAATTTAATCTGATACATTAAGCTATGAAGAAAATGAAACATATCTATCACGAAGTCCTACTTAAAGGAATTATTACTCGTATTCAAAATCAATTATCAAGTTTATTATTATAATGTAACTGATTTAGCGTTTTGAAATGGGACACTTTTTGATGGCGCTATCACACCCTGAATTATCTGTTAAAATATAAGTCATCTAGTTGGTAGGCTCAAATGTACTCGTATTTAACGCAATGTTTTGgaataataaatcaataaataactcGTATTGTTTTTGGACATTTCCATCAAAAGAAGGATTTGCTTGTGTCAAGTTCATGCTTAATAGATAGACGAGACAAGGAAATGAAGGAATACTTAGTAAGATGTAAAACAAGATAAATGACACCTTTACCTATCTATTATGAATTAAGACTGAATTAACAGCACGAAACATACGGTGTATTTCGAAAACTAGCTTAAATAATCGTCACCATCGTCACACACCTCGTACTTATAATATATTTGAACCAATGTGTAAAATACGGGAGGAAACAGAACTGCGACTGTAAACCGTGTAATTATTGTGATTTGCACATTTTCTGTGACATCAATCAAAAAGTGACTTAAGCATACTCTCTTTTTAGAAAACCTGATATAATCGTAATATTATCAGTTGAGTTTGCGCCAAAATTTAAACAATCTGCAGCCATAACGTTGTTAGTGATCAATGTTTTCAATTGAATCAATAAACCGTTTACACAAAGGTATAATTCAGGATTCCTCAAATCAATGATTACCGATACCCTAATCATACCGTAGGATCCTTCATTAGCATATCCGACAGGATAAATAGGGCTCGAATTAACAGCAGGTCATTCTGTGTTGAAGAAACTTATCGACAACATGCCTGCCACACCAAGCGGAAAGGGACAAAAGAAGGCCGGTAAGGCCAAGGGCCGTCAAGTAGTCAAGAGACGTAGACGCCGAAAGGAAAGCTACGgcatctacatctacaaggtGCTCAAACAAGTGCACCCAGACACTGGCATCTCCAGCAAAGCCATGAGCATCATGAACAGCTTTGTCAACGATATCTTCGAGCGCATCGCTGGCGAGGCTTCCCGTTTGGCCAACTACAACAAGAAGTCAACTCTCAGCAGCCGCGAGGTCCAGACTGCTGTCCGTCTTATTCTGCCTGGTGAACTGGCTAAACACGCCGTGAGCGAGGGCACCAAGGCTGTCACCAAGTACACTACATCCAAGTAAATGGTGTATTGACAACCAAACCCAacggctcttttaagagccaACAATACTTCCAAAAAGAGTTTTGACTTTGTCATGATTCGTGCAATGTGAAATTACGTTTAAAACTCAATAGCTATTATATAATAAGCTTTAAGATGTTAGTATTTTATGAATATGTTTGATGTACTTTTGAATAAATACATGTAGTATGTCATAACTACCTCCATCGAGGAACTATAAGAAAAGCTTAGATATTTTGGACAATTATTCAAAACATTTCCATAGAAAAAGGCGCATTTCTATACTATGAACCAAGTTATTGACATGGAATGACTTCGCCTCTGAATTAATCATTAATTTTTCGAAACTTGTCGATCCGTGAATCGTTATAATGGcacaaaaatgtcgatattttaGTTTAGTTAATACGTTAACCTTTATTTGAATTGCATTATGAAcgaaaatcaaataaatatttgtTGTGTTATGTGTTTGCGCTTAAAAGTAAAGTTAATCAAACAATTAAAATGTTATGCGACATATAAACAAAATCGCATGAGATTTTAATGAAATAAGTAAAATCTAGCGACACAATTTCACATGAAATTAAAGTTGACATGCTGaatattttttttatgaaattatgtgTTAATAGTACTACTCTATTTACACTGTTATTTTAGCCCAGCTCATAGATTAATTGACACAATCCAAATCTCTTTTTGGAATATTGGATGGCTCTCAAAAGAGCCTTTGGGTTTGGTAAACTGGGTAAGCAGTTTATTTCTTGGCGGTCTTCTTGGGTAGAAGTACAGCTTGGATGTTTGGCAGCACACCACCTTGGGCGATGGTCACACCTCCGAGAAGCCTGTTCAACTCTTCGTCGTTACGGACAGCCAACTGCAAGTGGCGTGGGTTGATTCTGGTCTTCTTGTTGTCACGGGCAGCATTGCCAGCCAACTCAAGAACCTCAGCGGCCAAGTATTCCATGACGGCTGCAAGGTAGACTGGGGCACCAGCACCAACACGGTTGGCATAGTTGCCTTTCCTCAAGAAGCGGTGCACACGACCGACTGGGAATTGAAGTCCAGCGCGTGCTGAACGGCTCTTTGCCTTGGCCTTTGATTTTCCTCCTTTACCACGTCCAGACATGATGAATTACTATTTTGTTCGCTGCGGATACAAAATTAATGTCTTAGTGCGAGAAGAACCTTGCTTATATGCGTTTTGGAAGGATCCTAAAAGCATACGAAAGTAATTTTATGTAGCCAATCACAAACGAGTATGCAAAACTTATCGAGCAAAAGTTGGTGATGTTATTGATCTTATTATTAGGTTTCTTATGGATTGAAGTTACGCGCTATACGATAACTGCATAATGTCGATAATAACTCTCTCCaagctggtgtcgactgcagacgacaagttaaaaaaaaattaaaaattaaaaaaatttcagaattgtaagttttcatgaccatatttggaatcagcttgaaaaatgcatcaaaattagtacaaacaagcatagtattgggtCAGTGGTCTTatatgatagctcttgatattttgacaaaaaatctcaaaacttggactttttatgttgaggcctatggctagcacgcatagCATTAAGGTTCACGCACATGCAATGAGTTGGAATTAACAATCGTATCATATCAGCTATTTTAATGATTCCGTAATTATATACGGTTCTTATCTTACTACGAAATTTAGCAGGTCCAGGGCAATATGTACCACAAAATCATCAACCTTAAATGAtaacattattgaaaatattgtcTAGATCCTCTGGTTTTGTTACAATTGAATTTTCTTTCTTCgattattatatataattttgtgaGTGTCCGACTGGAGAGTAATTTGAGCTTTATTCTCAATCGAGTTTTATTGTTGCTATAATATTTCTAATGTCAGGGAATTTACTTAATGTCTTTTTTAAATATGCTCAGGTTGATGCCAAAAATAAACTACTAATACAATTCGTTGGACTCAAAGTTTTTTAGAGCAAATTTGTCTtctaaaaacacaattttgaacATGTTATTTTAAGATTTGCTTCATTATTACAAGAGTATGACATATATATGCCCAACATTACGCCTAATTTATAAGCAAAAAGTTTGTTTGGTGGGGTGTTTCCGCCACAATCGAGTGTCAAGTTCATTTGGACAAAATTACAACTGTGTGTTTGACGCTTACAAGAAATCAATGTCATTGTCATTGAAAAATTGTCTTGCCTAAATCATATTAATACAGAACATGATGATGATTCAACTTTCAgagaaatgtatattattttgttgaatcAATCACTTTAATACAGCCTTTTATACTCGTACTAATCGAGTATCCTTTATCTTACATACATAAAATACATATCAAGAGAAGTTTTTAAAGCTACATAATTATAATAAGCCTATATTGCCTAAAGAAAGAAATTCACGTTACTTCTAAAACAAACCAATGGTCAATTTTCTTAGTATTTGCGACTTTGGCGCCGAATTCACAAAATTGGTGATTTACCTTTAGCGGAATATTCCCGTCATGATGACAGAGTCAATGCGAGCCTCCCTCTTAGATCAATTGCATTCAATACAAAGTGAGGAAAATCGATAGatcatacaaaatatattttcacttaaCAGATATTGAACACAATTTCTACCGTAAGTATTACTTTTAGAACAACAActatattaaagaaaataattaaaacttAATATTAGGGAAGTTAGATTAAGGAACCTTTTTTTCGTGAACATACAATCATTATGAGTAAGACTACAAGCCGCCCCAAAAAGgcgcaaaatatatttccctgaAAAGTCAGAACTTGTTTACTGTTAATTAACAAATTGATTTATATCAGAAATTGATTATCTATAAaacaaattatgcaaattgtTTATGGTTTTTGACGGCACGAAGAGCTAAAACAGGTTTAGGGTGGAACTTCGAAGAGCACGAagagctaaaaacaatacatgcACCAACTAAGGCTTAAAAATTGTCTCTCAATAATTCCACCTAATTTtcaaaagtaaaataaaacatAACGAATTATTAAAAGTAAACTTAGAATTAGACTCATTTAACAAGGATTAGATACACAGGCCCATTTTACAGCACAATATATCGACAAGCAAGCTTTGCAATGTAGTTGTTTAGGGCCGGGGTTAAAACATCTATATAAGAAAGctaaaaaaaaaagctttatttTCCCCCCATTTATTTGATGGTGAGTCGAATAGGATACAGATGGTGTTCCGATCAAGCACGGTAATGACGCGCCATATCGAATAATCGAAAGTGCAGAGCAGATCGATGACACTGCCTACGTGGTGTTTGACGATAGTTCAATttgaatataataatataatgatcATATAACGGTCatattttattgtttgttcattcatttattcatttattcattcattcattcattcattcattcattcattcattatattATTAAAACTCGTTAAAATGTTTTGTCTGATTTAtattcacatttaaaatcatacataaaaacaaATATGCACAGTGAAATGTACCTAAAACGTTTGAAATTACATTATTTATATATTGTATAGGCTAattgaaaagttaatcaaatgtCATCAAGTAACATTAAGGGccattatacatgtagtattgTTTGTTCCAATTTGTAAAGGCATAGTGCCGCTTTACTTTCATTCAAGAATGATGCGCTATAAcgacaaaattgaaaaaatcatGATACTATTTGGGTAAAATAATGATTGCTTCCTTATTTGACTTTCATAACACGGTCAAAACTCTTTTTAGACGAAATGTTGGCTCTTAAAAGAGCCTTTGTGTTTGGTAATCAGTACACCATTTACTTGGATGTAGTGTACTTGGTGACAGCCTTGGTGCCCTCGCTCACGGCGTGTTTAGCCAGTTCACCAGGTAGAATAAGACGGACAGCAGTCTGGGCCTCGCGGCTGCTGATGGTTGACTTCTTGTTGTAGTTAGCCAAGCGGGAAGACTCACCAGCGATGCGCTCGAAGATATCGTTGACAAAGCTGTTCATGATGCTCATGGCTTTGCTGGAGATACCAGTATCTGGGTGCACTTGTTTGAGCaccttgtagatgtagatgcCGTAGCTTTCCTTTCGGCGTCTACGCCTCTTGCCAGCTACTGAACTACCCTTGGCCTTACCGGCCTTCTTTGCTCCTTTTCCGCTAGTCTTGGCAGGCATATTGTCGATGAGTTTCTTCAATACAGAATGATTTGTCTTCGTGATGCGCGTCAGTTTTTATGTCATTCAATATGCAAATGAAGGATCCCAGTAGATTCTAATAGCCGAATTAACCATCGATACTAAAACTACAACATTGATGATTGAAAATATAAGTTGAATACATTATTATCTTCAAAGTAATGTCTTGTTATGTTAccatcaattttatatcacattATTCATTAAAAAATATGCTTGTAGTTAAACCAAAATAAATCTTACTTCGTCTCTATTAGtatcaataaaaaatatttgtaaataaataaatatatttaaaatagagAATAGCCTTTAAACTATTATACTGTAATTATTTcttaataattatacatgtaagaAGCCTTTTGCTATAATAATGGTGCTAGTTTAGTTATATtcatgtgaacatggtgaaagataAACTGATGTTTACCTTTTTAAACAGAAGACTAAATAATTTATGTTTGGACAACTTTCTTAAAACATAAAACTTTCAAATGTCAAGTAAATGTTTTACATTCTCAACATATGACTGAAATCCATCGATTTCGATAGAAGCATCGATTATTAATACGCAAATGCGCGCCTAAGTCAACAAATTATTATGTGCAAATCATCCGCTCCTTtgtatattcatttttttaagtATTATCACAACATTATCAGCCagtatttatatattttgcaaaatataaaaaacaataataagaaACTTACAATAAAAGATTGCAATTGTTAGCTTtagtacactgtaaaaaatatttcgctcaacactgagtaaaaaggtcacagctcaacagttgagtaaaaatttttttttactcaacagttgagttgtgacctataatgagctcaatgttgagtaattttttactcaactgttgagctgtgacctttttactcagtgttgagtaaaatattttttacagtgtattgatAGTCTGGATTTTTCAATTTGTCATAGGCCTTCGTAACAAATTTATTATGTGTATACATAATCATATAAAACAGAAAAGGGTGCATATTGATTGTTAAAGGTGTATCGACTTGGAAAGTATCAAACAGAAAATGTGCCCCCAAATAATCTAGTAATATGAAAACTTGTTAACATTTACAAAAGAACTTTTCTTTCGAATATGGAGTTCAGGGCTTGGCGTTTAACATTAGTACTCTCATGTTGCAGTATTTTTTCAATGTTTACCTGTTTACTATGTACATTGATCGGGTCATAATTAAGTAACGAACTCGTTTAATTTGGAATAAACCGCcatatcaatttgaaaaataaatcgtAAGGTTGCATAAGTTACCACCAAAAATAACCTTCTCTGATTAAGACACTTTTCAAGATACAATGCCAGACATTGTAATGATAATTATATAACTTTAACACATTCCATGCTTGTTCCTCTTAATTTATAGCcaaatatcgatattaaatacacTCGAAATATTATGCACTGCTATTATGCATAAACTGTGACATGTGTCATGATCTCTTTTTGGAAGATTAaatggctcttaaaagagccGGTTGTTTAAAGGTGTGAAGTCACAGCTTAAGCACGCTCACCACGGATGCGACGTGCAAGTTGGATGTCTTTGGGCATGATGGTCACACGCTTGGCGTGGATGGCGCACAAGTTGGTGTCCTCGAAGAGACCGACCAAGTAAGCTTCGCTAGCCTCCTGAAGGGCCATGACGGCAGAGCTCTGGAAACGCAGCTCAGTTTTGAAGTCCTGGGCGATTTCACGAACCAGACGTTGGAATGGGAGCTTGCGGATGAGAAGCTCGGTGCTCTTCTGGTAGCGACGGATCTCACGGAGAGCCACGGTACCGGGCCTGTAACGGTGAGGCTTCTTGACGCCACCGGTAGCTGGGGCGGATTTGCGAGCTGCCTTGGTGGCCAGCTGCTTACGTGGAGCCTTACCTCCAGTAGATTTACGTGCGGTTTGCTTGGTACGTGCCATTTTTTATGATCGTTTTCACGAATGATATCAATTCCGAATACGTTTGGCTTTTATAGAGTTTTCGAACAAAGGATAATGGGTCAAATTATCGCGCTAAAACAAGATAagaaatctgattggctgattaaagaagcaatctgattggttaatgaaagAGAAAATTTGATTGGTGAACAAGATTTGGCGCACATATTGTGAGGGAACGGGTCGATCACAAAGTTGAGTCGATATAGGTAGGCCGTTGAATATTGACTTGGTTTCATTTCGAACTTTCAAAGTAACAGTCCACATGATCCAGCgtgttatttaatttttttaatcatcaGGTAATCTGGTAATATTAATGGAGAGCCAACTATGCCTCGTGAATATTATGCTCTTTTCAAAGTAAGCTCATCTGCTCGTGCGCTCATCTGATTTCTTTcgtttgataaggttgaaatcTTAAGTGCATGCCAACATAAGATGTCCAAAACAATATCCAAAGTTTGCCACCAAAAACAGTTGGCCGAATATAGACTTTGGAAAGTGCATAATTTGACAATTGAGTACCAGGCTACTAACACGTGGTAGGCTATTATTGAAATGGCGCTTTGTAACCTTGGGCAAAGGCGCTTTATTAAgctcctataataataataataataataataataataataataataataataataataataataataataataataataataataataataataataataataaatacgtCAAATGGCAAAATGGGCGAATGACACTGCATTAATCAGTTCATTTGTCATTTTCCATTGAAGGTAATGTCAAGTTAAATATAAGCACGATGCAGTATTTGTATGGGTCTATTGTTTACGATGCATGTTATCGTTGCTTTACCAAGAATGTTCCTTAATACCCCAAAATGaagataaaatgtttttttaatatttgaactTGTactgtaaaaacatttttaaagatatactTAACATTGAATTGTCTGAAATTGccataaataattataatttggaTGTCCTAGCCTggtttttttccacatttctttGTGAATTATTCAGATCAATATAGTTATTCTAAAAGGCCGGAACATTTGGTAAAAGTTGCAACTTACTTTGTATAATGTGGCGTTGAGTATTTTTGTTCTTGTAATTTTGAGCTCAAAAATGTTTCAAACCAAATTGGATCAATAGCCGACTTCGCTTCAGTAATCAATAATTCTTACATGTCAGCATTGTCTAATTGAGCATGCCCAGTGCTTCATAAATCTAGATGTGTGTACTGCCTCCAACGATGAACATAATTTCTCTACGACGTCCGCAAGAAGGGCATAAAAGGAACAGGTTTGTGACAATTATCATCATTTCTTGAAATAACAAGAACTCATCATGTCTGGACGTGGTAAAGGAGGCAAAGGACTCGGAAAGGGAGGCGCCAAGCGTCACCGTAAGGTGTTGCGTGATAACATCCAGGGTATCACCAAGCCCGCTATCCGCCGTTTGGCTCGCCGTGGTGGCGTCAAACGCATCTCTGGTCTTATCTACGAAGAGACCCGTGGTGTCTTGAAGGTGTTCCTCGAGAACGTCATCCGTGATGCCGTTACATACTGCGAGCACGCCAAGAGAAAGACCGTCACTGCTATGGACGTTGTCTACGCTCTGAAACGCCAGGGACGTACTCTGTACGGCTTCGGCGGTTAGATTGTTGTATCTGTACAATATCACAAAACGGCCTTTTTAAAGGCCACCATTTGATCTAAAAAGAGATTTGTCTttttgtcaaactttgctcttGGGTAATAATAAGGTCACCTTTACGATTGGTTCGATTAAATaaattgcttgatcgcatcacatattattaaGAATGTAAATACTAGCAATCTAGTCGGGCATTAGAATGACCACTGTAAAACAGTTAAACAGCTAGTGTCACCATCTCAATGAACTAAAGAAGGATTTGGAAATTGTGCCATGTTGCATAGGAGAATAAAGAAAACACAGACGCGtaggcctacccagcaaacaaacAACGTTTTGCAGAAAAAttataaatgtcgggttttataaagggtataaaaactttttaataacattcatataacatttttgaaaaggtgatgtaaaacattctaacagaatgttatttaattgGTGACAAAATATTGTCAGGAGTGCAAAAATGttcgcccaaaatattttacaataacgtttcccgggtaacgttttcaaaacgtattcatgatctttattatcctgacatttaaatgttatcaaaatgtttcgAATAaagattttaagaacatttttgttttgCTGGGTACTTAGTGCAATGGAAGAAGGTACTAAAGCAACAAGAAAGTTATGAAAGAAACATAAAGTGCGAATGGGGCGGAAAGATGCAAACATAAGATACTCCGTGTTTAAGCTCAAGTAAGTCGTAGTATTCTGATACAAATTTATGTTCTGCtcacaaatttgataaattttaagAGAAAGGACAGGACATTATAACATGACAAAGTTACTTGCAAAAATGCTTTTAATATCTTAAAAAAGGCTTAATCTGAGTGACTACCACATGTTAACCATAAAAATGGGGATTAATAATTTCTTGTATTGACTTGTGAAAGTTAATCGATTTTTTCTCTACCGTTTTGGAAAACGCGCCAACTCTGACAAGCAAAAGGCGAACTAttgaattttaataaaattcaactcCGTAATTCAGTATTTTGAGCTGTATGCATGACGAtactaatataatatataaaggCAGTTATGGTAGTTGAAGTTTAGTAAAATACATTTGAACCAATGAGAGAAATAGAGCAGCAAAACTTACATTATCATACTCTATGGATATTTTGTGACATCGATAAAAAAGTGACTTATGTATACTCCTTTTTTTGGAAAATCTATAAAATAATGACAATCGTATTTTAACCATAGATCGACCTGGATTATTTTAACTTCTTGTCATTTCAGATTGCGCcaagattttatttgaaaaattctGCCACCATACTGTTGAGGGATATCCCTGGTGTGATTGATGTTCTCAATTCGAATCAATAAACCGTTGATATTAATTGAATAAATATTTTATCATTACTACCTCAATTAACGAAATATAAGAAAAGCAAAGATATTTTGAACAATTATTCCCACAAAAATATCCCACAGAGGAGAAAAGGCGCAATTCCAAGGCGTCAATCGTTATAATAATGGATTTTCGATATTTCAGTTCAGTTAATAAGTGAATCTTTAACTGAATGAATGCAAATCAAATAATACTTATTGTAGTATGTGTTAGCCCTTAAAAGTAAAgttaattaaacaattaaacaTCTATGATATTAAAAAACTGCAtgagattttattgaaacaagTAACATCTATCGACCCTATTTCATAAGTTACATGTTGGATAGTTTTTATGAAATAATTAGATCTTATCTTATGTTCGTTTTTGAATGGTCTCACAATTTACTGTTATTTTAGCCCAACTCGTACGACAATGATTAATTGACACAATCCACATCTCTCTTTGGAATAttgggtggctctgaaaagagccggtgGGTTTAGTAAACTGGTTAAGCAGTTTATTTCTTGGCGGTCTTCTTAGGCAGAAGTACGGCCTGGATGTTTGGCAGCACACCACCTTGGGCGATGGTCACACCTCCGAGAAGCCTGTTCAACTCTTCGTCGTTGCGGACAGCCAACTGCAAGTGACGTGGGTTGATTCTTGTCTTCTTGTTGTCACGGGCAGCATTACCAGCCAACTCAAGAATCTCAGCGGCCAAGTATTCCATGACGGCTGCAAGGTAGACTGGGGCACCAGCACCAACACGGTTGGCATAGTTGCCTTTCCTCAAGAAGCGGTGCACACGACCGACTGGGAATTGAAGTCCAGCGCGTGCTGAACGGCTCTTTGCCTTAGCCTTTGATTTTCCTCCTTTACCACGTCCAGACATGATGAATTACTATTTTGTTCACTGCTGATACAAAATGAATGTCTTAGTGCGAGACGAACCTTGCTTATATGCGTTTTGGAAGGATCCTGAAAGAGTATGAAAGTTATTTTATGTGGCCAATCACAAACGAGTATGCAAAACATATCGAGCAAAAGTTGGTGATGTTATTGATATCATATTGGTTTTTTATGGATGGAAGTTACGCGCCATAGGATAAGTGCCATAAAGTCGATACGATAAGGCACTTCCCTGGATAAGGTGCATGCATGCGATATATTGAAATCTA
Proteins encoded in this region:
- the LOC140149856 gene encoding histone H2B, gonadal-like; the encoded protein is MPATPSGKGQKKAGKAKGRQVVKRRRRRKESYGIYIYKVLKQVHPDTGISSKAMSIMNSFVNDIFERIAGEASRLANYNKKSTLSSREVQTAVRLILPGELAKHAVSEGTKAVTKYTTSK
- the LOC140149857 gene encoding histone H2A-like, encoding MSGRGKGGKSKAKAKSRSARAGLQFPVGRVHRFLRKGNYANRVGAGAPVYLAAVMEYLAAEVLELAGNAARDNKKTRINPRHLQLAVRNDEELNRLLGGVTIAQGGVLPNIQAVLLPKKTAKK
- the LOC140149858 gene encoding late histone H2B.2.1-like, whose translation is MPAKTSGKGAKKAGKAKGSSVAGKRRRRRKESYGIYIYKVLKQVHPDTGISSKAMSIMNSFVNDIFERIAGESSRLANYNKKSTISSREAQTAVRLILPGELAKHAVSEGTKAVTKYTTSK
- the LOC140149859 gene encoding histone H3, embryonic → MARTKQTARKSTGGKAPRKQLATKAARKSAPATGGVKKPHRYRPGTVALREIRRYQKSTELLIRKLPFQRLVREIAQDFKTELRFQSSAVMALQEASEAYLVGLFEDTNLCAIHAKRVTIMPKDIQLARRIRGERA
- the LOC140149860 gene encoding histone H4, with the translated sequence MSGRGKGGKGLGKGGAKRHRKVLRDNIQGITKPAIRRLARRGGVKRISGLIYEETRGVLKVFLENVIRDAVTYCEHAKRKTVTAMDVVYALKRQGRTLYGFGG
- the LOC140149862 gene encoding histone H2A-like, with amino-acid sequence MSGRGKGGKSKAKAKSRSARAGLQFPVGRVHRFLRKGNYANRVGAGAPVYLAAVMEYLAAEILELAGNAARDNKKTRINPRHLQLAVRNDEELNRLLGGVTIAQGGVLPNIQAVLLPKKTAKK